One Peromyscus leucopus breed LL Stock chromosome 14, UCI_PerLeu_2.1, whole genome shotgun sequence genomic window carries:
- the LOC114703079 gene encoding 40S ribosomal protein S21-like, which translates to MQNDAGKFVNLNVPRKCSASNRIIGVKDHASIQMNMAEVDRVTGRFNGQFKIYAICGAIRRMGESGDSILRLAKADGIVSKNF; encoded by the coding sequence ATGCAGAACGACGCCGGCAAGTTCGTGAACCTGAACGTACCTCGGAAATGCTCCGCGAGCAACCGCATTATTGGTGTCAAGGACCACGCATCCATCCAGATGAACATGGCTGAGGTTGACAGGGTCACAGGCCGGTTTAATGGCCAGTTTAAAATCTATGCTATCTGTGGGGCCATTCGAAGGATGGGTGAATCAGGTGACTCGATTCTCCGATTGGCTAAAGCTGATGGAATTGTCTCAAAGAACTTTTGA